A genome region from Neptunomonas japonica JAMM 1380 includes the following:
- the ptsP gene encoding phosphoenolpyruvate--protein phosphotransferase produces MQHSLATLTTLVQEISDAESAMTAMQTIVARLSQLMDVPVCSLYLKSPTRSKLILAATQGLSKTSVGKIKLGLDEGLVGSIASTKHSLNLADASSHDKFVLFPQAQETTYKQFMGVPLIHLRQLVGVIVVQGKVKKPFSQETEAFLITIASQLAATLSNIQKSGEWIPKRRPGKLYKRFNGIVSSSGIGIGELVHINTHIDLQVEPDKSNSNLEDEQDLFETALQKVIDDLEHGANKIKKDLPEDIISLFSVYRMMLESPELKDGTLDKIQSGNSAMWSVRETAFELAAVFEMADDPYMKARGEDVKNIAIKLMTQMAKHERTTSPDSQTPIILAGDLISIADLSEYNSSQIQGIISTSGSALSHTSIVANALGLPAVMGVSDLDIKRYRGQLSIVDGNRGEVVISPPKEMVREYRLLAKHEQQFNETLAKYKDLPAVTLDGFHVTLHTNTGLLADVSPGLRNGAEGVGLYRSEIPFMVHDNFPTEEEQYQVYKEVIDAYSPRPVSMRTLDIGGDKQLPYFSFKEENPYLGWRGIRFTLDNTALQITQIRAMLRAAHGRDNLQILVPMVSRIDEIKSIKELIQQSLLELKKEGKQVSKPKLGIMIEVPSAMLLLDKVAPYIDFVSIGSNDLTQYLLAVDRNNPKVSSLFDHLHPAVLVALQMIKKKCSELNLPVSLCGEMAADPASVLLLIAMGFDRLSLSAHRIPKIKWLIRQLKREDLLKLLTKANVAEDETEVRKVLSKKIKEFGL; encoded by the coding sequence ATGCAGCACTCACTGGCTACCCTAACGACACTAGTTCAAGAAATATCTGACGCCGAAAGTGCCATGACTGCTATGCAAACAATTGTAGCGCGTTTAAGCCAGTTAATGGACGTACCGGTATGTAGCCTTTACCTTAAATCCCCCACACGTTCCAAGCTTATTTTGGCGGCCACTCAAGGCTTATCAAAAACCTCCGTGGGTAAAATAAAGCTGGGGTTAGATGAAGGATTAGTGGGTTCCATCGCCTCTACTAAACATTCTCTCAACCTTGCTGATGCCTCTTCACACGACAAATTCGTACTTTTCCCGCAAGCTCAAGAGACGACATATAAACAGTTTATGGGTGTGCCCCTGATTCATCTGCGCCAATTGGTAGGCGTTATTGTTGTACAAGGCAAAGTAAAAAAACCGTTCTCGCAAGAAACTGAAGCCTTTCTCATTACCATTGCATCCCAACTGGCAGCGACACTCTCCAACATCCAAAAATCCGGTGAGTGGATCCCTAAACGGCGTCCTGGGAAGCTATATAAACGCTTTAACGGTATTGTCAGCTCATCGGGCATTGGTATTGGTGAGCTCGTTCATATCAATACCCATATTGATCTACAGGTTGAACCTGATAAAAGCAACTCCAACCTAGAAGATGAACAAGACCTGTTTGAAACAGCTTTACAAAAAGTTATTGATGATCTTGAGCATGGCGCTAATAAAATAAAGAAGGATTTACCTGAAGACATTATTTCTCTATTTTCTGTTTATCGAATGATGCTTGAAAGCCCTGAGCTAAAAGATGGAACCTTAGATAAAATTCAATCAGGGAACAGCGCTATGTGGTCCGTTCGAGAGACGGCGTTTGAGCTAGCCGCGGTATTTGAGATGGCAGACGACCCCTATATGAAAGCAAGGGGAGAAGATGTAAAAAACATAGCCATCAAACTGATGACACAAATGGCTAAGCACGAACGAACAACGTCACCTGATAGCCAAACCCCTATCATTCTTGCCGGTGATTTAATTAGCATCGCTGATTTATCTGAATATAACTCCTCTCAGATTCAAGGCATTATAAGCACATCTGGTTCAGCATTATCGCACACATCTATTGTAGCAAACGCCCTCGGCCTACCCGCCGTCATGGGGGTCTCTGACCTTGACATTAAACGTTATCGCGGCCAACTAAGCATAGTCGATGGCAACCGCGGTGAAGTGGTAATATCACCACCAAAAGAGATGGTGCGAGAGTATCGTTTACTCGCGAAACACGAGCAACAATTCAACGAAACATTAGCGAAATATAAAGACTTACCCGCCGTCACGCTTGATGGGTTTCATGTCACACTTCATACAAACACAGGATTATTAGCCGACGTTTCACCCGGCTTACGAAATGGTGCTGAAGGCGTCGGTCTATACCGCTCAGAAATCCCGTTTATGGTACATGACAACTTTCCTACAGAAGAGGAACAATACCAAGTTTATAAAGAGGTCATAGATGCTTACAGCCCGCGCCCAGTATCAATGCGAACGCTGGACATAGGCGGAGACAAACAGCTTCCGTATTTCTCATTTAAAGAAGAAAACCCCTACTTAGGCTGGCGAGGCATCCGCTTCACGTTAGATAATACTGCTTTACAGATCACGCAAATTCGCGCCATGTTACGTGCCGCTCATGGCCGAGATAATCTGCAGATTCTTGTACCGATGGTAAGCCGTATTGATGAAATAAAATCAATTAAAGAGCTTATCCAACAATCATTGCTTGAGCTAAAAAAGGAAGGCAAACAAGTTAGTAAGCCCAAGCTCGGCATTATGATAGAAGTACCTTCTGCTATGCTGTTATTAGATAAAGTCGCTCCCTATATAGATTTTGTTTCTATTGGCTCAAACGACCTAACTCAATACCTACTCGCCGTTGATCGAAACAACCCTAAAGTCTCCAGTTTATTTGATCACCTCCACCCAGCAGTACTGGTCGCGCTTCAAATGATCAAGAAAAAGTGCTCAGAACTTAATTTACCGGTTTCGTTGTGTGGCGAAATGGCTGCAGATCCAGCTTCAGTACTACTACTCATCGCGATGGGGTTTGATCGACTCAGCCTGAGTGCCCACAGAATCCCCAAGATAAAATGGCTAATACGACAACTGAAACGCGAAGACTTGCTAAAATTGCTGACCAAAGCTAACGTCGCTGAAGATGAAACAGAAGTACGTAAGGTGCTTTCTAAGAAAATTAAAGAGTTTGGTCTATAA
- the recC gene encoding exodeoxyribonuclease V subunit gamma, with amino-acid sequence MLRIYHSNALDTLRDVLVEMIKSDPQTDPFIADQILVQSPGMAQWLKLELAERLGIAANIEFPLPASFLWRVFVAALEDVPERSAYNKASMTWILMRILPEHLNDEQFSILNQYLKQDDEPLRLYHLCARVADLYDQYLVYRPDWIAAWEQGDNQPASDEDQRWQPVLWRAIVADTEQRGLPHWHRANMYETFIGALSDKHVSLAGIPQRIFVFGISALPQNYIEALAALGQKIDVHLMLANPCRHYWGDIVDPGYLARLNRMWLSKPQSSGSASGLDLYQVGHPLLASMGKLGRDYLHLIQQMELPEVGLFEEAGYETLLGALQTDILELNNRGSTPESAVNENNGLYDIDANLLPITFSASDRSIQLHGAHSALREVEVLQDQLLAMFDSDAELKPRDIIVMMPDVTHYAPYIDAVFGNAEHQHFLPYSISDRSAEQEIPLLSSFLQLIGINHSRFTVSEVIELLELPATLRRFELEQEDFENIRHWINETGIHWGLDQNSRADAGGAIFEQNSWYFGLDRLFSGYALGAAETVWNGIAPFEGATGLSSAALGQLSAFLTSLDEFRVSFAGEHSLTEWIVQVQQMIDAMYLPDERDHEALELIYRALESLRETFQEVAFEQKIDIAILQDYLKEQLSSQRSSQRFLSGQINFCTLMPMRAIPFKVVCLLGMNDSDYPRSIPPMGFDLMVDHPRKGDRSRRDDDRYLFLEALLSARETLYISYVGRSIADNSKRVPSVLVSEVLEYCDQAYRIEDQGLSIKGGLVQEHLLIEHPLTAYSGAYFDGAADNLFSYNARWAIPQDKQYKAESFIKGKLTAIENDVLELDDLIAFYRHPIQFFFQKRMQIYFRDDELVLSDEEPFSLEPLIDYKLRKRLLQSAVRGDGLQTTAHYIRQAGILPVGKAGDIELSKRVHDIGELYEKMQPLMAGSPRRLEINLAFEELEQSLQLQGWINDVYPSGVLKYDVSKVSGRHRFMTWIQHLACCAAGLSERTVYRGLSEQFSFKPLPADLAYAQLSRLVRVYLEGQRLPLNWVPEPAWKWLSLRQNDEEKARKDAQNRFESDRGGDCNNPYVRRVYPEWRMLAPGIYDYSEQLFGEMLNYLEVDKDDN; translated from the coding sequence ATGCTAAGGATTTATCACTCGAACGCGTTGGATACCCTGCGTGATGTATTGGTTGAGATGATTAAGAGTGATCCTCAAACCGACCCCTTTATCGCAGATCAGATCCTTGTTCAGAGCCCAGGTATGGCGCAATGGCTTAAACTGGAATTGGCTGAGCGATTGGGCATAGCTGCCAATATTGAGTTTCCTCTACCGGCTAGCTTTTTGTGGAGGGTCTTTGTCGCAGCGTTGGAAGATGTACCAGAGCGTTCTGCGTACAATAAGGCCTCCATGACGTGGATATTGATGAGGATTCTGCCAGAGCATCTAAATGATGAGCAGTTCTCTATACTCAACCAGTACCTTAAACAAGACGATGAACCTCTGCGCCTTTACCATCTTTGCGCCCGAGTGGCTGACCTTTATGACCAATACCTTGTATATCGGCCCGATTGGATCGCCGCGTGGGAGCAAGGCGATAATCAGCCAGCCAGTGACGAGGATCAGCGTTGGCAGCCTGTTCTGTGGCGAGCCATTGTGGCTGATACAGAGCAGAGAGGATTGCCACATTGGCATCGTGCAAATATGTATGAAACCTTTATTGGCGCTCTCAGTGATAAGCATGTAAGCCTTGCAGGTATACCGCAACGTATATTTGTTTTTGGTATCTCCGCGTTACCTCAAAACTATATTGAAGCACTGGCCGCACTAGGGCAAAAAATTGATGTTCATTTAATGCTAGCTAACCCGTGCAGGCATTATTGGGGTGATATTGTCGACCCTGGTTATTTGGCCCGACTAAACCGAATGTGGTTATCAAAACCTCAGAGCTCCGGTAGCGCTTCAGGGTTAGATCTTTATCAAGTGGGGCATCCCTTATTGGCATCCATGGGTAAGTTGGGCCGGGATTATTTACACCTTATTCAGCAAATGGAGCTACCCGAAGTAGGGCTGTTTGAGGAAGCGGGTTATGAAACACTTTTGGGGGCGCTGCAAACAGATATTCTGGAGTTAAATAACCGGGGCTCTACTCCTGAATCAGCTGTTAATGAAAACAATGGCTTATACGATATTGATGCAAATCTTTTGCCGATCACTTTCTCTGCTAGCGATAGAAGTATTCAGCTACATGGTGCCCACAGCGCATTACGCGAAGTGGAAGTATTGCAAGACCAGTTATTGGCCATGTTTGACAGTGATGCTGAACTAAAGCCTCGCGATATTATTGTGATGATGCCTGATGTGACGCACTACGCACCCTACATTGATGCTGTTTTTGGCAACGCTGAGCATCAGCATTTTTTACCCTACTCAATTTCTGATCGCTCGGCGGAGCAAGAGATTCCTCTACTGAGCAGTTTTTTACAGCTTATCGGCATTAACCATAGTCGTTTTACTGTCTCTGAAGTCATTGAGTTATTAGAACTTCCGGCAACACTACGACGGTTTGAATTGGAGCAAGAAGACTTCGAAAATATTCGTCATTGGATTAATGAAACAGGCATTCACTGGGGCTTAGATCAAAACTCACGTGCGGATGCGGGAGGGGCTATTTTTGAACAAAATAGCTGGTATTTTGGGTTGGACCGCCTTTTTAGTGGTTATGCGCTAGGTGCTGCTGAGACGGTATGGAATGGTATTGCACCCTTTGAGGGAGCCACTGGCTTATCTTCTGCTGCATTAGGGCAGTTATCAGCTTTTTTGACTTCGTTAGATGAGTTTCGTGTTAGCTTCGCCGGTGAGCACTCGCTGACTGAGTGGATTGTCCAAGTACAGCAGATGATTGATGCTATGTATCTGCCTGATGAACGTGATCATGAAGCTTTGGAACTCATCTATCGAGCACTTGAGTCGTTACGTGAAACGTTCCAGGAAGTCGCATTTGAGCAAAAAATAGATATCGCTATATTACAGGATTATCTCAAAGAACAGTTATCGAGCCAGCGATCTTCACAACGCTTTTTATCGGGGCAAATCAATTTCTGCACTTTAATGCCCATGCGAGCCATCCCTTTTAAGGTTGTCTGTTTACTTGGAATGAATGATAGCGACTACCCTCGCTCAATACCGCCAATGGGTTTTGACCTTATGGTTGATCACCCGCGTAAGGGAGATCGCTCTCGCCGAGATGATGATCGCTATCTGTTTCTTGAGGCCTTATTATCTGCTCGAGAAACACTTTATATTAGTTATGTTGGTCGCTCGATTGCAGACAACTCTAAACGAGTGCCATCGGTACTGGTGAGTGAAGTGTTGGAATATTGTGATCAGGCCTACCGGATTGAAGACCAAGGCCTCTCCATTAAGGGGGGCTTAGTTCAAGAGCATCTATTGATCGAGCATCCATTAACTGCTTATAGCGGTGCTTATTTTGATGGAGCTGCGGATAACTTGTTTAGTTATAACGCTCGTTGGGCTATTCCGCAGGATAAGCAATATAAAGCAGAGAGCTTTATTAAAGGAAAGTTAACCGCAATAGAAAATGATGTACTTGAGCTGGATGATCTGATCGCCTTTTACCGGCACCCCATTCAGTTTTTCTTTCAAAAAAGAATGCAGATTTATTTTCGTGATGACGAGCTAGTACTGTCAGATGAAGAGCCTTTTAGTCTGGAACCCTTGATTGATTATAAATTGCGTAAAAGGTTGTTGCAGTCAGCGGTACGCGGTGATGGATTACAAACAACAGCGCATTATATCCGCCAAGCAGGGATACTTCCTGTTGGAAAAGCTGGTGATATCGAGCTGTCTAAAAGAGTGCATGATATTGGCGAGCTCTATGAGAAGATGCAGCCCTTAATGGCGGGTTCACCCCGTCGTTTGGAAATCAATCTTGCATTTGAGGAGTTAGAGCAAAGCTTACAATTACAGGGTTGGATTAATGATGTCTACCCAAGTGGCGTACTGAAATATGATGTGTCGAAAGTCTCTGGAAGACACCGTTTTATGACCTGGATTCAACATTTAGCCTGTTGTGCAGCAGGGCTTTCTGAGCGTACGGTATATCGTGGCTTGAGTGAGCAATTTAGTTTTAAGCCACTCCCTGCTGATTTGGCTTATGCTCAATTGAGTCGTTTAGTACGTGTTTATCTAGAAGGGCAGCGATTACCGCTTAACTGGGTACCTGAGCCTGCATGGAAGTGGCTAAGTTTGCGCCAGAACGATGAAGAAAAAGCACGTAAAGATGCCCAAAATCGTTTCGAAAGTGATCGAGGTGGAGACTGTAATAACCCGTATGTACGTAGGGTTTATCCTGAATGGCGAATGTTAGCGCCAGGCATCTATGATTATTCTGAGCAGTTATTTGGTGAGATGCTGAATTATTTGGAAGTGGATAAAGATGACAATTAA
- the recB gene encoding exodeoxyribonuclease V subunit beta: MTIKLLDPVTLPIKGQCLIEASAGTGKTYTLAALYLRLLLGLGSGAKNNEEEGSDEGAQVPLGVEQILVVTFTEAATQELRDRIRQRIREARKAFISGHTSDPLLSRLLEQTSQHQDKARLLELAAAEMDQAAIFTIHGFCQRMLKQHAFESGALFNQELTTDDAPLIRQALLDYWRDTFYRAPDELAAQMLQQFKTPDLLLPAIRSFLAIHELVQQPDYSQFDLKEGWLAEKQALSTFKQDWLESVSDITTLIDASGVNKRRYSKRNLPNWLEAVSAYAQGETPHAPWDKLNYFRDSVIAEDCPKGSPPSHPIFQQVDDLFDLRVPVKAVVVSQAIGEVKQRLQAEKARHQLLAFDDLLTQLAYALRKEDGERLADAIRKQYPIAMIDEFQDTDPLQYAIFNQIYPAAPSALLMIGDPKQSIYAFRGADIFTYMQARKQVTAHYTLDTNWRSSTTMVAAVNALFSYVESPFIYDRDIPFYAAKASAHADKSPFTCNGKVQSSLNFWLAEETLSVADYLTQYALGCAQHIESVLTSGLYQIGRRAVQPADIAVLVRDRKEAKEVQQALRNCGVDSVFLSSRESVFSTVEAREFFYILQAITEPTDERMMRTALATGLFHLDMSELDDLCQSELEWEALVEEFQQYREHWLRLGVLPMLHNLLTTRGLSYRVLVSNDGERRLTDLLHLGELLQKASQEVEGLMGVIRWFAEHLASPNQNSDEQQLHLESDRSRVTIITIHKSKGLEYELVYLPFICRYRESSSSLFHDDEGRAVLSLAPDDEIEAQVEKERLAEDLRLLYVAITRAVHACYLGVSDIRYRNSKKGKTVNSALGYLLMGQEPDIIAAVDLFSASYPALNVQPVPTSAPDQNTQDMFAEPKLELQVLTTREFSGDIQRDWRVTSYSALSRFHTQEPVTEVILDLEVLEEQDLVEDDLTGVFNIFTFHRGAVAGTFLHTLFEEIDFANVTAQQLDEVLEKHLLLSGFEPEWQPVLSEFVLKTLQVPLLQAGCCLKDIALHDRLVEMEFVLPFAGINAASLNQLLRQYDPLAMRAGELQFDQLQGMLKGYVDLTMRYAGRYYIVDYKSNHLGYSAADYNQTAMEQAMIGHRYDFQYVLYTLALHRLLRSRLVDYNYETDVGGVYYLFIRGMNLSDAEQGVFYTKPDFALIDALDKLFEEGCV, from the coding sequence ATGACAATTAAACTTCTTGATCCGGTCACGCTTCCGATAAAGGGACAGTGCTTAATTGAAGCCAGTGCAGGCACGGGTAAAACCTACACATTGGCGGCCTTGTATCTACGTTTGCTGTTAGGGCTTGGTTCTGGGGCGAAGAATAACGAGGAAGAGGGTAGTGACGAAGGTGCACAGGTGCCTTTAGGTGTCGAGCAGATTCTGGTGGTGACCTTTACAGAAGCCGCCACCCAAGAGTTGCGAGATAGAATTAGGCAGCGTATTCGCGAAGCACGTAAAGCTTTTATAAGTGGCCATACGAGCGACCCTCTGTTATCCCGGCTGTTGGAACAAACATCGCAACACCAAGATAAGGCTCGGTTGTTGGAGCTAGCTGCCGCTGAAATGGATCAAGCGGCTATTTTTACTATTCATGGCTTTTGCCAACGAATGCTAAAACAACATGCTTTTGAGAGCGGCGCTCTCTTTAATCAAGAACTAACGACTGATGATGCCCCACTTATTCGCCAAGCGCTTCTTGATTATTGGCGGGATACCTTTTACCGGGCGCCTGATGAGCTGGCAGCACAGATGCTACAGCAGTTTAAAACTCCGGATCTATTATTACCGGCTATTCGTAGCTTTTTAGCCATTCATGAGCTTGTACAGCAGCCTGATTATAGCCAATTTGATCTTAAAGAAGGTTGGTTGGCTGAAAAACAGGCTTTATCTACATTTAAACAGGACTGGCTAGAGTCAGTCTCAGATATTACGACTTTAATTGATGCTTCTGGTGTTAATAAGCGCCGTTATAGTAAGCGCAATTTGCCTAATTGGCTGGAAGCTGTTTCTGCGTATGCACAAGGGGAAACGCCACATGCACCTTGGGATAAACTGAACTATTTTCGTGATTCAGTCATTGCTGAGGATTGCCCTAAAGGCTCACCCCCTAGCCATCCTATCTTTCAGCAAGTAGATGATTTATTTGATTTACGTGTGCCTGTAAAAGCTGTCGTTGTTTCACAAGCCATTGGTGAGGTGAAGCAGCGTTTACAGGCCGAAAAAGCGCGCCATCAGTTATTGGCATTTGATGACCTTCTGACGCAATTAGCTTATGCATTGCGTAAAGAGGACGGAGAGCGTTTAGCCGATGCTATTCGCAAACAGTATCCAATCGCTATGATTGATGAGTTTCAGGATACTGACCCGTTACAGTATGCGATTTTTAATCAAATTTATCCGGCAGCACCTTCTGCTTTGCTGATGATTGGTGATCCTAAGCAATCCATTTATGCATTTCGTGGCGCTGATATTTTCACCTACATGCAAGCCCGTAAACAGGTTACTGCGCACTATACATTGGATACCAATTGGCGTTCGTCTACCACTATGGTTGCGGCAGTTAATGCTTTATTTTCATATGTAGAGTCCCCCTTTATCTATGATCGAGATATTCCGTTTTATGCGGCCAAAGCATCAGCTCATGCTGATAAAAGCCCCTTTACGTGTAATGGGAAGGTTCAATCTTCACTGAATTTTTGGCTGGCTGAGGAGACGCTAAGTGTTGCTGATTACCTGACTCAATATGCTTTGGGTTGTGCTCAGCATATAGAGTCTGTTTTAACTTCTGGCCTTTATCAGATAGGTCGTCGTGCTGTTCAACCTGCGGATATTGCGGTGTTAGTTCGTGACCGCAAAGAAGCGAAAGAGGTCCAGCAAGCGTTACGTAATTGTGGTGTTGACTCTGTGTTTTTGTCGAGCCGTGAAAGTGTATTTAGTACTGTTGAGGCTCGAGAATTCTTTTATATTTTACAGGCTATTACTGAGCCCACAGACGAGCGCATGATGCGAACCGCACTGGCAACAGGGTTGTTTCATCTGGATATGTCTGAATTAGATGATTTATGCCAAAGCGAATTGGAGTGGGAAGCGCTGGTGGAAGAATTTCAGCAGTATCGCGAGCATTGGTTACGTCTAGGTGTTTTGCCAATGTTGCATAACTTGCTGACAACCAGAGGTTTATCATATCGCGTACTAGTATCTAATGACGGGGAGCGTCGCTTAACGGATCTGTTGCACTTAGGGGAGTTGCTTCAGAAAGCGAGCCAAGAAGTGGAAGGCTTGATGGGTGTTATTCGCTGGTTTGCCGAGCATTTAGCGAGCCCTAATCAAAATTCTGATGAGCAGCAGTTGCACTTAGAAAGTGATCGTTCTCGTGTGACGATTATCACTATCCATAAATCTAAAGGCCTAGAATACGAATTAGTATATTTGCCGTTTATTTGTCGGTACCGAGAAAGTAGCTCTTCACTGTTTCATGATGATGAAGGACGAGCTGTATTGAGTTTAGCACCTGATGATGAGATAGAAGCACAGGTTGAAAAAGAGCGTTTAGCTGAAGATTTGCGCTTGCTTTATGTGGCTATAACGCGTGCAGTACATGCGTGTTATTTGGGTGTGAGTGATATTCGTTACCGTAATAGTAAGAAAGGCAAAACAGTGAACAGTGCGTTGGGGTATCTGTTAATGGGGCAGGAGCCTGATATTATTGCGGCTGTTGATCTTTTTTCTGCCAGTTATCCTGCGCTTAATGTACAGCCTGTACCAACTTCTGCTCCAGATCAAAATACGCAGGATATGTTTGCAGAACCAAAACTTGAGTTACAGGTATTAACTACTAGAGAGTTCTCCGGGGATATTCAGCGAGATTGGCGTGTGACTAGCTATTCGGCACTGAGCCGGTTTCATACACAAGAGCCTGTTACTGAAGTGATTCTGGATCTTGAAGTATTGGAAGAGCAAGACCTTGTGGAAGATGATTTAACGGGTGTCTTCAATATTTTTACATTTCATCGTGGTGCAGTAGCCGGTACTTTTTTACATACATTATTTGAAGAGATTGATTTTGCGAACGTTACGGCGCAGCAACTTGATGAGGTATTAGAGAAGCATTTGTTGCTGAGTGGTTTTGAGCCAGAATGGCAACCCGTTTTATCTGAGTTTGTATTAAAAACCTTGCAAGTTCCACTGCTTCAGGCAGGTTGTTGTCTGAAAGATATTGCGTTACATGACCGTTTAGTCGAGATGGAATTTGTATTGCCCTTTGCTGGGATAAATGCGGCTTCATTGAATCAATTGTTGCGCCAGTATGACCCTTTGGCAATGCGTGCCGGAGAGCTACAGTTTGATCAGTTGCAGGGCATGTTGAAAGGCTATGTCGATTTGACTATGCGCTACGCTGGCCGCTATTACATTGTTGATTATAAGTCTAACCATCTGGGGTATAGCGCAGCTGATTATAATCAAACGGCAATGGAGCAGGCGATGATTGGGCATCGTTATGATTTTCAGTATGTTCTTTATACATTGGCGTTGCACCGTTTGTTGAGAAGCCGCTTAGTAGATTACAACTACGAAACTGACGTCGGTGGAGTGTACTATCTGTTTATTCGCGGAATGAACTTATCTGATGCTGAACAAGGTGTGTTTTATACTAAGCCAGATTTTGCATTGATTGATGCCTTGGACAAATTGTTTGAAGAGGGCTGTGTATGA
- the recD gene encoding exodeoxyribonuclease V subunit alpha: MKLLDDLHTQGFLRPLDLHFARWLIQQQPKAPEALILLAALASQQLGEGHVCIHLAKLELIWSAWPSSLRDQASLLVSSQPADTLLDHDILGDGGQLTPLVLDKERLYLYRYWQYECQVARSLLARTSSVELDTAFLKEKLDGLFGEGEIANSELDVSPDGQRVAAAIAVLQSMAIISGGPGTGKTTTITRMLAIYLQIQKQQSPEVTPVICLAAPTGKAAARLSESISMARDSLAVSDDIKQMIPDQGTTLHRLLGARPGQASFKYNADNPLHLDLLVVDEASMIDLPLMANLLLALPEQARLILIGDKEQLASVEAGSVLGDVCSVPEEVANTEAMAALLYETCQVPLLKTNSVQPFSDSVAFLKHSYRFSQDSGIGALARAVNAGDAKQLKSVLASGYADLQRITATAGNEQLIQHMLEKYREYLSILNSGAEPAEVIKQFSVFRVLCGLRKGVFGVEALNTAFEKEAQNRGLIQMKGRWYSGRPVMITRNDRALRLYNGDIGIALEDVETRQLKVWFEQGGELVSYSTSRLPQHETVFAMTVHKSQGSEFDDVTLVLAEEAKVISRELVYTGITRAKKHCALYGSLKTITASIEKPTVRMSGLAARIWGTQ; encoded by the coding sequence ATGAAGTTGCTTGATGATTTGCATACACAGGGCTTTCTAAGGCCTCTTGATCTTCACTTTGCACGCTGGCTTATTCAGCAACAACCTAAAGCTCCTGAAGCGCTGATATTACTTGCAGCCTTGGCTAGCCAGCAGTTAGGAGAGGGGCATGTATGTATTCACTTGGCTAAATTAGAGCTTATCTGGTCGGCTTGGCCTAGCTCACTTCGTGACCAGGCGAGCTTGCTTGTCTCTTCACAGCCAGCTGATACCCTCTTAGACCACGATATTTTGGGAGATGGTGGGCAGTTAACACCGTTGGTCTTAGATAAAGAGCGTTTATATCTTTATCGGTATTGGCAATATGAATGCCAGGTAGCAAGAAGCTTGTTAGCCAGAACTAGCTCTGTTGAGCTTGATACTGCTTTTCTAAAAGAAAAGCTGGATGGCTTATTTGGAGAAGGTGAGATTGCTAATAGTGAGCTTGATGTTTCTCCTGATGGGCAACGGGTAGCAGCTGCTATCGCTGTATTGCAATCAATGGCTATTATCAGTGGAGGGCCAGGAACCGGTAAGACCACTACGATTACAAGAATGCTGGCCATTTACTTACAAATTCAGAAGCAGCAGAGCCCAGAGGTAACCCCTGTTATTTGTTTGGCGGCGCCCACTGGAAAGGCCGCTGCACGTCTCTCCGAATCTATTAGTATGGCTCGAGACTCTCTTGCGGTAAGTGATGATATTAAACAGATGATTCCTGATCAAGGAACAACGCTGCATCGTTTATTGGGCGCTCGGCCTGGACAAGCTTCTTTTAAATATAATGCAGATAATCCGCTGCACCTTGATTTACTGGTAGTCGATGAAGCATCCATGATCGACCTGCCGCTTATGGCAAACTTATTATTGGCGCTTCCTGAGCAGGCTAGGCTCATTTTAATCGGGGATAAAGAGCAGCTAGCCTCGGTTGAGGCAGGAAGTGTCTTAGGGGACGTATGCTCTGTTCCTGAAGAGGTGGCAAACACTGAGGCAATGGCAGCGCTTTTGTATGAAACATGCCAAGTGCCACTATTGAAAACTAACAGCGTTCAACCATTTTCTGATTCGGTTGCTTTTTTGAAACACAGTTACCGGTTCTCTCAAGATAGCGGTATTGGTGCACTTGCTAGGGCCGTGAATGCTGGCGATGCCAAACAGCTGAAATCTGTATTAGCGTCAGGTTATGCTGATTTGCAGCGCATCACTGCTACTGCTGGTAATGAGCAGCTGATTCAACATATGTTGGAAAAGTATCGGGAGTACCTGAGTATTCTCAATAGCGGCGCAGAGCCGGCTGAAGTAATAAAACAGTTTTCGGTTTTTCGTGTGTTATGTGGTTTGCGTAAAGGGGTTTTTGGTGTTGAGGCTCTGAACACAGCTTTTGAAAAAGAAGCACAAAACCGTGGTCTTATCCAGATGAAAGGGCGTTGGTATTCTGGGAGGCCTGTTATGATCACTCGCAATGACCGTGCTTTGCGTTTGTATAATGGTGATATCGGTATTGCTTTGGAGGATGTTGAGACTCGCCAACTAAAAGTGTGGTTTGAGCAGGGAGGGGAGTTGGTTTCCTACTCAACAAGCCGTCTGCCTCAGCATGAGACTGTTTTTGCGATGACCGTACATAAAAGCCAAGGATCAGAGTTTGATGATGTTACGCTTGTATTGGCAGAAGAAGCCAAGGTAATCAGTCGTGAGCTTGTCTATACCGGCATTACTCGCGCAAAAAAGCATTGTGCACTTTATGGCTCGTTAAAAACGATAACAGCTTCGATTGAGAAGCCAACTGTTAGAATGAGTGGACTTGCCGCAAGAATATGGGGTACCCAGTAG